In a single window of the Dryobates pubescens isolate bDryPub1 chromosome Z, bDryPub1.pri, whole genome shotgun sequence genome:
- the LOC128899452 gene encoding avidin-like, with product MVQVTPFLLVLSLALVAPGQAARKCVLTGKWINDLGSTMAIGAVNEEGNFNGFYHTAVTATSNKIKVSPLQGSQHHINQKNQPTFGFTVHWTFSDSITVFTGQCFVDKKGKEVLKTMWLLRSHVDNITDDWKATRVGINIFTRLPPQKE from the exons ATGGTGCAAGTGACTCCTTTCCTCCTggtgctcagcctggccctggtggctcctggccaggctgccagAAAG TGTGTGCTGACTGGCAAATGGATCAACGACCTGGGCTCCACCATGGCCATCGGGGCTGTGAATGAAGAAGGCAACTTCAATGGCTTCTACCACACAGCTGTGACAGCCACCTCCAACAAGATCAAGGTGTCACCACTGCAGGGGTCCCAGCACCACATCAACCAGAAGAATCAGCCCACCTTTGGCTTCACTGTCCACTGGACCTTTTCAG ACTCTATCACTGTCTTCACTGGCCAGTGCTTTGTGGataagaagggaaaggaggttCTGAAGACCATGTGGCTGCTGAGATCACATGTGGACAACATCACAGATGACTGGAAAGCCACTAG ggttGGCATCAACATCTTCACTCGACTGCCCCCTCAGAAGGAGTga